A genomic region of Pseudorca crassidens isolate mPseCra1 chromosome 10, mPseCra1.hap1, whole genome shotgun sequence contains the following coding sequences:
- the ABTB1 gene encoding ankyrin repeat and BTB/POZ domain-containing protein 1 isoform X1: protein MLDTKWKGKSVVVLRHPLINPVAFGALLQYLYTELGWWAEARPRGSRGPPQALSLPPALHPYPGCLDVGVEHVGDCERLAKQCQLWDLLGDLEAKCELASKPGTCVKVLTIEPPQVDPRLREDLALLADCALPPELQGDLGELPFPCDGFSSCPDVCFRVDGYSFLCHKAFFCGRSDYFRALLDDHFRENEELEASGGLLAITLHDVSPAVFTHVLYYVYSDHTELPPELAYDVLSVADMYLLPGLKQLCGRGLAQLLDEDSVVGVWRVAKLFGLARLEDQCTKYMAKVIEKLLEREDFVEAVKEEAAAVTARQETDSIPLVDDIRFHLGSTAQTCSAMEQAERQLRALEDLLASVGLDC, encoded by the exons ATGCTCGACACCAAATGGAAGGGCAAGAGTGTCGTGGTCCTCAGGCACCCTCTG ATCAACCCCGTGGCCTTTGGGGCCCTCCTGCAGTACCTGTACACAG AACTCGGGTGGTGGGCCGAGGCACGGCCGCGGGGCAGCCGAGGGCCCCCTCAGGCTCTgagcctccccccagccctgcacccaTACCCAGGCTGCCTGGACGTCGGTGTGGAGCATGTCGGCGACTGTGAGCGTCTGGCCAAGCAGTGCCAGCTGTGGGACCTGCTCGGCGACCTGGAGGCCAAGTGTGAGT TGGCTTCCAAGCCAGGCACGTGTGTGAAGGTGCTGACCATTGAGCCCCCCCAGGTAGACCCCCGGCTGCGGGAGGACCTGGCCCTGCTGGCCGACTGTGCCCTGCCCCCCGAGCTCCAG GGTGATCTTGGCGAGCTGCCCTTCCCTTGCGACGGCTTCAGCAGCTGTCCTGATGTCTGCTTCCGAGTGGACGGTTACAGCTTCCTCTGTCACAAG GCCTTCTTCTGTGGCCGCAGCGATTACTTCCGGGCCCTGCTGGATGACCACTTCCGTGAGAACGAGGAGCTGGAGGCGTCAGGCGGCCTCCTGGCCATCACCCTGCACGACGTCTCGCCCGCCGTCTTCACCCATGTGCTGTACTACGTCTACAGTGACCACACCGAG ctgcctcccgaGTTGGCCTACGACGTGCTGAGTGTGGCTGACATGTACCTGTTGCCAGGCCTGAAGCAGCTGTGTGGCCGTGGCCTGGCCCAGCTGCTGGACGAGGACAGCGTGGTGGGCGTGTGGCGCGTGGCCAAGCTGTTTGGCCTGGCGCGCCTGGAGGACCAGTGCACGAAGTACATGGCCAAGGTCATCGAGAAG CTGCTGGAGCGGGAGGACTTCGTGGAGGCGGTGAAGGAGGAGGCCGCGGCCGTGACGGCCCGGCAGGAGACGGACTCCATCCCGCTGGTGGACGACATCCGCTTCCACTTGGGCAGCACCGCGCAGACGTGCAGCGCCATGGAGCAGGCAGAGCGGCAGCTGCGGGCGCTGGAGGACCTGCTGGCGTCTGTCGGCCTGGACTGCTGA
- the ABTB1 gene encoding ankyrin repeat and BTB/POZ domain-containing protein 1 isoform X2 codes for MLDTKWKGKSVVVLRHPLINPVAFGALLQYLYTELGWWAEARPRGSRGPPQALSLPPALHPYPGCLDVGVEHVGDCERLAKQCQLWDLLGDLEAKLASKPGTCVKVLTIEPPQVDPRLREDLALLADCALPPELQGDLGELPFPCDGFSSCPDVCFRVDGYSFLCHKAFFCGRSDYFRALLDDHFRENEELEASGGLLAITLHDVSPAVFTHVLYYVYSDHTELPPELAYDVLSVADMYLLPGLKQLCGRGLAQLLDEDSVVGVWRVAKLFGLARLEDQCTKYMAKVIEKLLEREDFVEAVKEEAAAVTARQETDSIPLVDDIRFHLGSTAQTCSAMEQAERQLRALEDLLASVGLDC; via the exons ATGCTCGACACCAAATGGAAGGGCAAGAGTGTCGTGGTCCTCAGGCACCCTCTG ATCAACCCCGTGGCCTTTGGGGCCCTCCTGCAGTACCTGTACACAG AACTCGGGTGGTGGGCCGAGGCACGGCCGCGGGGCAGCCGAGGGCCCCCTCAGGCTCTgagcctccccccagccctgcacccaTACCCAGGCTGCCTGGACGTCGGTGTGGAGCATGTCGGCGACTGTGAGCGTCTGGCCAAGCAGTGCCAGCTGTGGGACCTGCTCGGCGACCTGGAGGCCAAGT TGGCTTCCAAGCCAGGCACGTGTGTGAAGGTGCTGACCATTGAGCCCCCCCAGGTAGACCCCCGGCTGCGGGAGGACCTGGCCCTGCTGGCCGACTGTGCCCTGCCCCCCGAGCTCCAG GGTGATCTTGGCGAGCTGCCCTTCCCTTGCGACGGCTTCAGCAGCTGTCCTGATGTCTGCTTCCGAGTGGACGGTTACAGCTTCCTCTGTCACAAG GCCTTCTTCTGTGGCCGCAGCGATTACTTCCGGGCCCTGCTGGATGACCACTTCCGTGAGAACGAGGAGCTGGAGGCGTCAGGCGGCCTCCTGGCCATCACCCTGCACGACGTCTCGCCCGCCGTCTTCACCCATGTGCTGTACTACGTCTACAGTGACCACACCGAG ctgcctcccgaGTTGGCCTACGACGTGCTGAGTGTGGCTGACATGTACCTGTTGCCAGGCCTGAAGCAGCTGTGTGGCCGTGGCCTGGCCCAGCTGCTGGACGAGGACAGCGTGGTGGGCGTGTGGCGCGTGGCCAAGCTGTTTGGCCTGGCGCGCCTGGAGGACCAGTGCACGAAGTACATGGCCAAGGTCATCGAGAAG CTGCTGGAGCGGGAGGACTTCGTGGAGGCGGTGAAGGAGGAGGCCGCGGCCGTGACGGCCCGGCAGGAGACGGACTCCATCCCGCTGGTGGACGACATCCGCTTCCACTTGGGCAGCACCGCGCAGACGTGCAGCGCCATGGAGCAGGCAGAGCGGCAGCTGCGGGCGCTGGAGGACCTGCTGGCGTCTGTCGGCCTGGACTGCTGA
- the ABTB1 gene encoding ankyrin repeat and BTB/POZ domain-containing protein 1 isoform X6, which yields MLDTKWKGKSVVVLRHPLINPVAFGALLQYLYTGCLDVGVEHVGDCERLAKQCQLWDLLGDLEAKLASKPGTCVKVLTIEPPQVDPRLREDLALLADCALPPELQGDLGELPFPCDGFSSCPDVCFRVDGYSFLCHKAFFCGRSDYFRALLDDHFRENEELEASGGLLAITLHDVSPAVFTHVLYYVYSDHTELPPELAYDVLSVADMYLLPGLKQLCGRGLAQLLDEDSVVGVWRVAKLFGLARLEDQCTKYMAKVIEKLLEREDFVEAVKEEAAAVTARQETDSIPLVDDIRFHLGSTAQTCSAMEQAERQLRALEDLLASVGLDC from the exons ATGCTCGACACCAAATGGAAGGGCAAGAGTGTCGTGGTCCTCAGGCACCCTCTG ATCAACCCCGTGGCCTTTGGGGCCCTCCTGCAGTACCTGTACACAG GCTGCCTGGACGTCGGTGTGGAGCATGTCGGCGACTGTGAGCGTCTGGCCAAGCAGTGCCAGCTGTGGGACCTGCTCGGCGACCTGGAGGCCAAGT TGGCTTCCAAGCCAGGCACGTGTGTGAAGGTGCTGACCATTGAGCCCCCCCAGGTAGACCCCCGGCTGCGGGAGGACCTGGCCCTGCTGGCCGACTGTGCCCTGCCCCCCGAGCTCCAG GGTGATCTTGGCGAGCTGCCCTTCCCTTGCGACGGCTTCAGCAGCTGTCCTGATGTCTGCTTCCGAGTGGACGGTTACAGCTTCCTCTGTCACAAG GCCTTCTTCTGTGGCCGCAGCGATTACTTCCGGGCCCTGCTGGATGACCACTTCCGTGAGAACGAGGAGCTGGAGGCGTCAGGCGGCCTCCTGGCCATCACCCTGCACGACGTCTCGCCCGCCGTCTTCACCCATGTGCTGTACTACGTCTACAGTGACCACACCGAG ctgcctcccgaGTTGGCCTACGACGTGCTGAGTGTGGCTGACATGTACCTGTTGCCAGGCCTGAAGCAGCTGTGTGGCCGTGGCCTGGCCCAGCTGCTGGACGAGGACAGCGTGGTGGGCGTGTGGCGCGTGGCCAAGCTGTTTGGCCTGGCGCGCCTGGAGGACCAGTGCACGAAGTACATGGCCAAGGTCATCGAGAAG CTGCTGGAGCGGGAGGACTTCGTGGAGGCGGTGAAGGAGGAGGCCGCGGCCGTGACGGCCCGGCAGGAGACGGACTCCATCCCGCTGGTGGACGACATCCGCTTCCACTTGGGCAGCACCGCGCAGACGTGCAGCGCCATGGAGCAGGCAGAGCGGCAGCTGCGGGCGCTGGAGGACCTGCTGGCGTCTGTCGGCCTGGACTGCTGA
- the ABTB1 gene encoding ankyrin repeat and BTB/POZ domain-containing protein 1 isoform X5, protein MLDTKWKGKSVVVLRHPLINPVAFGALLQYLYTGCLDVGVEHVGDCERLAKQCQLWDLLGDLEAKCELASKPGTCVKVLTIEPPQVDPRLREDLALLADCALPPELQGDLGELPFPCDGFSSCPDVCFRVDGYSFLCHKAFFCGRSDYFRALLDDHFRENEELEASGGLLAITLHDVSPAVFTHVLYYVYSDHTELPPELAYDVLSVADMYLLPGLKQLCGRGLAQLLDEDSVVGVWRVAKLFGLARLEDQCTKYMAKVIEKLLEREDFVEAVKEEAAAVTARQETDSIPLVDDIRFHLGSTAQTCSAMEQAERQLRALEDLLASVGLDC, encoded by the exons ATGCTCGACACCAAATGGAAGGGCAAGAGTGTCGTGGTCCTCAGGCACCCTCTG ATCAACCCCGTGGCCTTTGGGGCCCTCCTGCAGTACCTGTACACAG GCTGCCTGGACGTCGGTGTGGAGCATGTCGGCGACTGTGAGCGTCTGGCCAAGCAGTGCCAGCTGTGGGACCTGCTCGGCGACCTGGAGGCCAAGTGTGAGT TGGCTTCCAAGCCAGGCACGTGTGTGAAGGTGCTGACCATTGAGCCCCCCCAGGTAGACCCCCGGCTGCGGGAGGACCTGGCCCTGCTGGCCGACTGTGCCCTGCCCCCCGAGCTCCAG GGTGATCTTGGCGAGCTGCCCTTCCCTTGCGACGGCTTCAGCAGCTGTCCTGATGTCTGCTTCCGAGTGGACGGTTACAGCTTCCTCTGTCACAAG GCCTTCTTCTGTGGCCGCAGCGATTACTTCCGGGCCCTGCTGGATGACCACTTCCGTGAGAACGAGGAGCTGGAGGCGTCAGGCGGCCTCCTGGCCATCACCCTGCACGACGTCTCGCCCGCCGTCTTCACCCATGTGCTGTACTACGTCTACAGTGACCACACCGAG ctgcctcccgaGTTGGCCTACGACGTGCTGAGTGTGGCTGACATGTACCTGTTGCCAGGCCTGAAGCAGCTGTGTGGCCGTGGCCTGGCCCAGCTGCTGGACGAGGACAGCGTGGTGGGCGTGTGGCGCGTGGCCAAGCTGTTTGGCCTGGCGCGCCTGGAGGACCAGTGCACGAAGTACATGGCCAAGGTCATCGAGAAG CTGCTGGAGCGGGAGGACTTCGTGGAGGCGGTGAAGGAGGAGGCCGCGGCCGTGACGGCCCGGCAGGAGACGGACTCCATCCCGCTGGTGGACGACATCCGCTTCCACTTGGGCAGCACCGCGCAGACGTGCAGCGCCATGGAGCAGGCAGAGCGGCAGCTGCGGGCGCTGGAGGACCTGCTGGCGTCTGTCGGCCTGGACTGCTGA
- the ABTB1 gene encoding ankyrin repeat and BTB/POZ domain-containing protein 1 isoform X4, with amino-acid sequence MLDTKWKGKSVVVLRHPLINPVAFGALLQYLYTALHPYPGCLDVGVEHVGDCERLAKQCQLWDLLGDLEAKLASKPGTCVKVLTIEPPQVDPRLREDLALLADCALPPELQGDLGELPFPCDGFSSCPDVCFRVDGYSFLCHKAFFCGRSDYFRALLDDHFRENEELEASGGLLAITLHDVSPAVFTHVLYYVYSDHTELPPELAYDVLSVADMYLLPGLKQLCGRGLAQLLDEDSVVGVWRVAKLFGLARLEDQCTKYMAKVIEKLLEREDFVEAVKEEAAAVTARQETDSIPLVDDIRFHLGSTAQTCSAMEQAERQLRALEDLLASVGLDC; translated from the exons ATGCTCGACACCAAATGGAAGGGCAAGAGTGTCGTGGTCCTCAGGCACCCTCTG ATCAACCCCGTGGCCTTTGGGGCCCTCCTGCAGTACCTGTACACAG ccctgcacccaTACCCAGGCTGCCTGGACGTCGGTGTGGAGCATGTCGGCGACTGTGAGCGTCTGGCCAAGCAGTGCCAGCTGTGGGACCTGCTCGGCGACCTGGAGGCCAAGT TGGCTTCCAAGCCAGGCACGTGTGTGAAGGTGCTGACCATTGAGCCCCCCCAGGTAGACCCCCGGCTGCGGGAGGACCTGGCCCTGCTGGCCGACTGTGCCCTGCCCCCCGAGCTCCAG GGTGATCTTGGCGAGCTGCCCTTCCCTTGCGACGGCTTCAGCAGCTGTCCTGATGTCTGCTTCCGAGTGGACGGTTACAGCTTCCTCTGTCACAAG GCCTTCTTCTGTGGCCGCAGCGATTACTTCCGGGCCCTGCTGGATGACCACTTCCGTGAGAACGAGGAGCTGGAGGCGTCAGGCGGCCTCCTGGCCATCACCCTGCACGACGTCTCGCCCGCCGTCTTCACCCATGTGCTGTACTACGTCTACAGTGACCACACCGAG ctgcctcccgaGTTGGCCTACGACGTGCTGAGTGTGGCTGACATGTACCTGTTGCCAGGCCTGAAGCAGCTGTGTGGCCGTGGCCTGGCCCAGCTGCTGGACGAGGACAGCGTGGTGGGCGTGTGGCGCGTGGCCAAGCTGTTTGGCCTGGCGCGCCTGGAGGACCAGTGCACGAAGTACATGGCCAAGGTCATCGAGAAG CTGCTGGAGCGGGAGGACTTCGTGGAGGCGGTGAAGGAGGAGGCCGCGGCCGTGACGGCCCGGCAGGAGACGGACTCCATCCCGCTGGTGGACGACATCCGCTTCCACTTGGGCAGCACCGCGCAGACGTGCAGCGCCATGGAGCAGGCAGAGCGGCAGCTGCGGGCGCTGGAGGACCTGCTGGCGTCTGTCGGCCTGGACTGCTGA
- the ABTB1 gene encoding ankyrin repeat and BTB/POZ domain-containing protein 1 isoform X3, with the protein MLDTKWKGKSVVVLRHPLINPVAFGALLQYLYTALHPYPGCLDVGVEHVGDCERLAKQCQLWDLLGDLEAKCELASKPGTCVKVLTIEPPQVDPRLREDLALLADCALPPELQGDLGELPFPCDGFSSCPDVCFRVDGYSFLCHKAFFCGRSDYFRALLDDHFRENEELEASGGLLAITLHDVSPAVFTHVLYYVYSDHTELPPELAYDVLSVADMYLLPGLKQLCGRGLAQLLDEDSVVGVWRVAKLFGLARLEDQCTKYMAKVIEKLLEREDFVEAVKEEAAAVTARQETDSIPLVDDIRFHLGSTAQTCSAMEQAERQLRALEDLLASVGLDC; encoded by the exons ATGCTCGACACCAAATGGAAGGGCAAGAGTGTCGTGGTCCTCAGGCACCCTCTG ATCAACCCCGTGGCCTTTGGGGCCCTCCTGCAGTACCTGTACACAG ccctgcacccaTACCCAGGCTGCCTGGACGTCGGTGTGGAGCATGTCGGCGACTGTGAGCGTCTGGCCAAGCAGTGCCAGCTGTGGGACCTGCTCGGCGACCTGGAGGCCAAGTGTGAGT TGGCTTCCAAGCCAGGCACGTGTGTGAAGGTGCTGACCATTGAGCCCCCCCAGGTAGACCCCCGGCTGCGGGAGGACCTGGCCCTGCTGGCCGACTGTGCCCTGCCCCCCGAGCTCCAG GGTGATCTTGGCGAGCTGCCCTTCCCTTGCGACGGCTTCAGCAGCTGTCCTGATGTCTGCTTCCGAGTGGACGGTTACAGCTTCCTCTGTCACAAG GCCTTCTTCTGTGGCCGCAGCGATTACTTCCGGGCCCTGCTGGATGACCACTTCCGTGAGAACGAGGAGCTGGAGGCGTCAGGCGGCCTCCTGGCCATCACCCTGCACGACGTCTCGCCCGCCGTCTTCACCCATGTGCTGTACTACGTCTACAGTGACCACACCGAG ctgcctcccgaGTTGGCCTACGACGTGCTGAGTGTGGCTGACATGTACCTGTTGCCAGGCCTGAAGCAGCTGTGTGGCCGTGGCCTGGCCCAGCTGCTGGACGAGGACAGCGTGGTGGGCGTGTGGCGCGTGGCCAAGCTGTTTGGCCTGGCGCGCCTGGAGGACCAGTGCACGAAGTACATGGCCAAGGTCATCGAGAAG CTGCTGGAGCGGGAGGACTTCGTGGAGGCGGTGAAGGAGGAGGCCGCGGCCGTGACGGCCCGGCAGGAGACGGACTCCATCCCGCTGGTGGACGACATCCGCTTCCACTTGGGCAGCACCGCGCAGACGTGCAGCGCCATGGAGCAGGCAGAGCGGCAGCTGCGGGCGCTGGAGGACCTGCTGGCGTCTGTCGGCCTGGACTGCTGA